From Lolium perenne isolate Kyuss_39 chromosome 5, Kyuss_2.0, whole genome shotgun sequence, a single genomic window includes:
- the LOC127298930 gene encoding probable disease resistance protein At4g33300: MDPGRILFDQLAGDAVKELLRAVTGTFLCRSTAERLRRTVEPLLPLVQQPQHGALRSSAELGDLAARLREALDLARRAAASPRWNVYRAAQLARRMEAADQGIARWLARHATVSVLDGVRRLRDEADARIGRLERRVEEVSAAMQAPPPGIPPAMSLPVALPPSKGVPMAMEVAPPAKGMEVATPAKGGMCTPMDLEIPEEEFDKKGGDLLGSGIKVGKDKVKEMVMGGGPGWEVVGICGMGGSGKTTLAMEIYKDQKVQGYFNNRIFFETVSQSANLETIKMKLWEQISSNIVLGAYNQIPEWQLKLGPRDKGPVLVILDDVWSLSQLEELVFKFPGCKTLVISRLKFPTLVKRTYEMKLLGEEEALSVFCTAAFDQECIPQTADKKLVKQVAAECRGLPLALKVIGASLRDQPPMIWLSAKNRLSRGESISDSHETKLLERMAASVECLSGKVRECFLDLGCFPEDKKIPLDVLINIWMEIHDLDEPDAFAILMELSNKNLLTLVNDAQNKAGDLYSNYHDYSVTQHDVLRDLAIYMSGRDSLNKRGRLVMPRREESLPRDWQRNKDIPFEAQIVSIHTGEMKESDWFQMSFPKAEVLILNFASSVYYLPPFIATMQNLKALVLINYGTTSAALDNLSAFTMLSDLRSLWLEKITLPPLPKSTIPLKSLRKISLVLCELNNSLRGSTMDLSMTFPCLSNLTIDHCVDLKQLPPSICEISSLDSISISNCHDLTELPYELGKLHCLSILRVYACPALWKLPPSVCSLKRLKYLDISQCINLTDLPEELGHLTNLEKIDMRECSRLRSLPRSSSSLKSLGHVVCDEETAMLWREAEQVIPDLRVQVAEECYNLDWLVD, encoded by the exons ATGGACCCGGGCCGGATCCTGTTCGACCAGCTCGCCGGCGACGCGGTGAAGGAGCTGCTGCGCGCGGTGACAGGCACCTTCCTCTGCCGCTCCACGGCCGAGCGCCTGCGCCGCACCGTCGAGCCGCTCCTGCCCCTCGTGCAGCAGCCGCAGCATGGCGCGCTCCGCAGCAGCGCGGAGCTCGGCGACCTCGCCGCGCGGCTCCGGGAGGCGCTCGACCTggcgcgccgcgccgccgcctccccgcgCTGGAACGTGTACCGCGCCGCGCAGCTCGCGCGCCGCATGGAGGCCGCCGACCAGGGCATCGCGCGCTGGCTGGCGCGCCACGCCACCGTCAGCGTCCTCGACGGCGTGCGCCGGCTCCGCGACGAGGCCGACGCGCGCATCGGCCGCCTCGAGCGCCGCGTCGAGGAGGTCTCCGCCGCCATGCAGGCGCCCCCTCCCGGGATCCCGCCAGCCATGTCCCTCCCCGTCGCGCTGCCGCCGTCCAAGGGCGTGCCGATGGCCATGGAGGTCGCGCCGCCGGCCAAGGGCATGGAGGTCGCGACGCCGGCCAAGGGCGGCATGTGCACGCCCATGGATCTTGAGATCCcggaggaggaattcgacaaaaAAGGCGGCGACTTGCTCGGAAGCGGCATCAAGGTAGGCAAAGACAAGGTGAAGGAGATGGTCATGGGCGGCGGCCCCGGCTGGGAGGTCGTCGGCATCTGCGGCATGGGCGGCAGCGGCAAGACCACGCTCGCCATGGAGATCTACAAGGATCAAAAGGTCCAAG GCTACTTCAACAATAGGATCTTCTTCGAGACGGTCTCGCAATCCGCGAATTTGGAAACCATCAAGATGAAGCTGTGGGAGCAGATCAGCAGCAACATCGTGCTTGGTGCATATAACCAGATCCCGGAATGGCAGCTCAAGTTAGGACCAAGGGACAAAGGACCAGTCCTTGTTATACTTGATGATGTGTGGTCTCTCTCGCAGCTCGAGGAGCTCGTGTTCAAGTTCCCTGGCTGCAAGACTCTTGTCATATCAAGGTTGAAGTTCCCTACGCTAGTTAAACGGACCTATGAAATGAAATTACTCGGCGAAGAGGAAGCTCTATCTGTCTTCTGCACTGCTGCCTTCGATCAGGAGTGTATTCCTCAGACTGCTGACAAGAAGCTGGTTAAGCAGGTAGCTGCTGAGTGCAGAGGGCTTCCGCTAGCTCTGAAGGTTATCGGTGCATCCTTGCGTGATCAGCCCCCTATGATATGGCTGAGCGCGAAGAACCGCTTGTCACGAGGAGAGTCTATTTCCGACTCGCATGAGACCAAACTCCTCGAGAGAATGGCGGCAAGCGTTGAGTGCTTGTCAGGAAAGGTTAGAGAATGTTTCCTTGATCTGGGTTGCTTCCCAGAGGATAAGAAGATCCCTCTTGATGTGTTGATCAACATTTGGATGGAGATACATGATCTTGATGAGCCAGATGCTTTCGCCATTCTAATGGAGCTGTCGAACAAGAACCTGCTTACCTTAGTTAATGATGCACA GAATAAAGCTGGAGATTTATACAGTAACTATCATGACTACTCAGTGACGCAACATGACGTGTTGCGGGATCTGGCAATTTACATGAGCGGCCGTGATTCTCTGAACAAACGGGGGCGGTTAGTAATGCCAAGAAGAGAAGAATCACTTCCCAGAGATTGGCAGAGGAATAAGGACATTCCCTTTGAAGCTCAGATAGTTTCCATTCATACAG GTGAGATGAAAGAATCTGACTGGTTCCAGATGAGCTTCCCCAAGGCAGAAGTTCTTATCCTCAACTTCGCCTCAAGTGTGTACTACCTCCCACCGTTCATTGCAACTATGCAGAACCTGAAGGCCCTGGTGCTAATCAACTATGGTACTACCAGTGCGGCCCTTGACAACTTATCCGCCTTCACCATGCTCAGTGACCTGCGGAGCCTCTGGCTAGAGAAGATCACACTCCCACCACTGCCAAAAAGCACAATCCCGTTGAAGAGCCTGCGCAAGATCTCTCTGGTGCTATGTGAGTTAAACAACAGTCTAAGAGGGTCAACGATGGACCTCTCGATGACATTCCCGTGCCTATCCAACCTCACCATCGACCACTGTGTCGATCTAAAGCAGTTGCCACCTAGTATATGTGAGATCAGTTCGCTGGATAGCATCTCCATCTCAAACTGCCACGACCTCACCGAGCTGCCGTACGAGCTGGGCAAGCTGCACTGCCTTAGCATCCTGCGCGTGTACGCCTGCCCGGCGCTGTGGAAACTCCCGCCGTCGGTGTGCAGCCTGAAGAGGCTGAAGTACCTCGACATATCGCAGTGCATCAACCTGACGGACCTCCCGGAGGAGCTCGGCCACCTGACTAACCTGGAGAAGATCGACATGAGGGAGTGCTCGCGGCTCAGGAGCCTCCCGAGGTCCTCCTCCTCACTTAAGTCCCTCGGCCACGTCGTGTGCGACGAGGAGACGGCGATGCTTTGGAGAGAGGCCGAGCAGGTCATCCCAGACCTCCGCGTGCAGGTAGCAGAAGAGTGTTATAATCTGGACTGGCTTGTAGACTGA